AGGCGTATCACTATCAGGGCCCTGTCATATTTGATACGGGTGGGGGAAGAGGGGGGCAACATGAGGTGAGGCCCGAGGGATAATCGCGAAAACCACTTCACCACAAATAGCACACCACTGGTTGTGATATTAAGTCGGTCATACTTACAAGGTCTGCTCATATTGGGCTTCTTCCAAAGGCGCAAGTTCTACCAAACGTAGCAGGGATCGACAAGTGCGGTGCCTGATCCCTGCACCTGCACTGCGCCGCTGCCATGAATGGGACAGCGTCAAGATAGCTCAAGTCATACCCACTCACGGCCCTGACTAGACTACTGTCAAAGGAGTTCTTCCGCTTCTGAGGTGACGCGCGAGTCTGCCCTGCTTGGTCGAATTctaggaaaaaaaaaaaaaaagaaaagaaaagaagcgaTTTAACACTTGAATACGGATCAAGGAAGATAAGACCGGCTATAAATCAGCTTTCGTTTCTCTTTCGTCTCGAGCTCTGTATCTGACCCCCCTCGCCGCCAATTTCGCAATACCCTAGACTTATGTAAAACATGGAATCTCACTTCCTATCCAGGCGGCTCTTGAAAGTCTCCACACTTCTGTGTCTCAGCCCTGTTCTTGCCTACGGAAAAGGGGAAAATGGAAACTCGAACTTTGATGTTTTCGATTACATCGACCCGTTTATTGGCACATCCGACGGAGGTATAACCCCACAAGCCTCTTCTGGAAGTGAACGAACCAAGGATTAACTGCATTCTAGGGCATTCATTCCCTGGTGCAACATTGCCATTTGGTATGCTTTCCAGTCCATAAGGTAATTGCCATCCTCGTCTAACCAAGATTCCAGGCATGGTCAAAGCCGTAGCAGACACAGACGGAGCGAACCAAGGAGGCTTCGCGTCCGACGCATCGTTCGTCACTGGCTTTTCACATACACATGATTCCGGAACAGGTGGTGTAAGTGTATTCATCGTTCTCTGTTCATTGGCGCGGGTTTGTTAACTATGGATTGTAGCCCGGATCGATGGGAAACTTCCCTATATTCATCCACCCCGCCTGTCCGGATGATAATCTCACGAAATGCAGTTGGCAAGAATCAGATAGATCCGTTAGATGGGACCGCGAATCGACCAAAGCCCAGCCAGGGTTCTTTAGCATCTCGTTGAACAACGGTGTCCATGCGGAAATGACCGTGACGAACCATTCTGCTCTATATAGATTCAGCTTTCCAGAGGCTGCTCCTGACTCCCTCAATCCGGTTGTCCTAGTGGATATGGCTGACCTTCATCATTCACGACATAACGGCACGACATCGGTAGACCCACACACTGGTCGATTTACTGGGAGTGCGACCTTCGAACCTAGCTACGGGGTTGGAACATACAGAGTTCATTTTTGTGCTGATTTTCATGGTCCTAGTATTCGCGATACTGGCATTTGGCTGGATGATGAGGTCAGGCCGGGTAAAAACACAGTGTCACTCAACGCTAGTGGTTCAGGAGGAGCGTTTGCTCGATTCACTCCACCTCAGGCGAATGGCACGATTGATGTACGAGTTGGAATCAGTTTTATCAGTGCTACACAAGCCTGTTCCAATGCGGAAAAGGAGCAGCCTAACTTTGACTTTGAAGATACCGTGGCGAGAGCTAAAGCCGcgtggaaggagaagatggatgtCGTCAGACTTGACAATTCTGGTGTTTCCATGGAGCTTCAAACTGTCTTTTGGAGTGGTATATATCGTACCATGATCAGTCCACAGGACTATACCGGCGAAAACCCATTATGGAAAAGTGACGAGCCTTATTATGATAGTTTTTACTGGTGAGTGAGAGCCTTTTCCTGCGCCTTTGGCTAAAATAACCTTCTAACCCCGCATAGTATCTGGGATTCATTCCGTGGTATCCATCAATTGATCACACTGGTGGATCCCCTTTCCCAGTCTCGAATGGTTCGAAGTCTTGTAGACATCTATCGTCACGAAGGTTATCTCCCTGACTGTCGGATGTCTTTTTGTAAAGGTTTGACGCAGGGAGGATCTAATGCCGATGTTCTCATTGCCGAGGCCTATCTCAAGGGCATTCCCGACGTGGATTGGGACACTGCCTACAGGGCTGTGGTGAAGGATGCTGAAGTCGAGCCTGAGAACTTTAATGTGGAAGGTCGTGGCAGCCTTCAGAGCTGGAAGTCACTTGGATATATCCCTATCCATGATTCCAGCACCACTGCCAAGGGACTTCGCACTCGCAGTATATCAAGAACCGTTGAATATGCATATAATGACTTCTGTATTGCACAGATGGCAAAGTCCATGGGCCATGATGGCGactataaaaagtatatgaAGCGTGCCACCAACTGGGAAAATGTTTTCAAGCCTAACCAGACATCTTCTTGGCGTGGTTCTAATTTCACTGGATTTCTTCAGCCCCGAAATGCGGATGGTACTTGGGCATATCAGGATCCGATGTTCTGCGGCCCATACCTGCAACCCGATGCGTGCCTTATGGATGAGAATGCGAAGGAGACTTATGAGGGCAGCTCTTGGCTTTATACATTGTACGACCCTTCCCCAGTTGTATTGACCCCAGTGGCTAATCTCACCTGATAATAGCTACGTCCCTCAGGATATGGCCAAGTTGATTAGGGCTCTCGGTGGGAGGTCCAAGTTCATTGATCGTCTATCATTCTTCCACGATTCGGGTCTCCTTAATATGGGAAATGAGCAAGCTTTCTTACCAGTTTTCCAATTCCACTACGCTGGACGACCCGCCCTGTCCACGGAACGCGCACACTCATATATCCCACGTCTATTTAATACAAGTGTTGGAGGCCTACCAGGAAATGATGACAGCGGAGCAATGGGCGCCTTTGCCGTGTTCAGTATGCTAGGTCTATATCCTGTGCACGGCCAGGACGTATATCTTATCTCTGCGCCATTTTTCAAGGAAGCAAGTATCCGAAATAGGATCACAGGTAACGTTGCAACGATTCGAAACATCAATTTTGATCCGCTGTATAagtctatctatatacaaaaTGTGACCCGGGACGGCAAACCGTGGACAAGGAATTGGATTGGCCATGACTTTTTCACCGAGGGCGGAACCCTTGAAATTACATTGGGCGATAAGGAGAGCAACTGGGGCACAAGGATCGAGGACCTACCCCCTAGTATGAGCGAATATAGATGGTGATCTGCATCGGTTATCGTGTGGGTGCAGCTTGGCTGGCCTCTTCCTGTCTGCGGTAGTCAGCTCTGGTAGTGCAGTGGTTCCCAAGAGATAAAACCCATGAGGGCTATGAATACTCAGAAGGTTGAAACCTGAACTCGTAGATATCGATGCTAAGACAAATGTGTGAGCGCTGCAAGACTAAGGTTATGGATGTCCCAGATTTCGTGGTCAGCTTTCTTCGAAAGGATCAAGAAGCCGGCGAATCGACAAGATAGCCGTTCTGAAAGATTATACGTCACTCATACGGTGAATTATCTCGTAAAGACAGACGGACAGATTTAGCCTATCTATAGCACCTGACATATACAACCAATGTGTACTAGTTATTGTCCTTAAACTAATTTCAGGGCATTGATGGGTTCCCCCTTGGCTCATCCCGAGATGTTCAACTTCGGTTCGCAACGCAGATATGCTAGGAAGCATTGGAAAGACTCCGACAAAGTATTGGTATCCGTAGAGATATACGAGTGCGTCTGCTGGATAGGATGAATTAAGAAGTATTATTTGTATGTTCAACCCTCCCGAATTCTTTCTACTTCCAGTGTGATAAGTTGTGTGATGCCCTCCGAGAGGAAGTTAATTTCATTCAACTCCGGATAACGTCTGCTTAGGTAGTCAGTTGGGGTGGAATAAGTAATGTTTAGAGTAGGCGTGTGACAGTCCAAGATAGTCAGTCGCtttgaaggggaagaaaatcAGGAAGCCGAATTGGATTGTGAGGTGACTCAGTACAATGAAGTTATGGAGCGACTCGGCTACCGATGAACCATGGTCTCTGCAGTAAAAGCCATGGTCGGTGTGATatttctgttcttcctcgctGTCAACGTCCAAATGTTACTCGCAGCAGAGATTCTAGCCGGTATTCGGGATATCCCGAGTTGTATGTCTTGTTATTCAGATGGTATCACATATACAGATCCAGCGGGCCGCTGAGAAACATGCGATTAGTATATCGAATACATCATTCGTTGTCGATTGTACGGAAGCCCCCACCATAACTCCGGTTGTTCATCTCTGATTGTGTCTGCTCTTTCTCATGTCCCTTGGTCTTTCATCAATCGCCACTATGCCATCCTAGTCGCATGAAACCATCCTGATGGTTCGCCGCTCCTCCAGGGTCCAAGAAGCAGTCTGAAACCCGTTTCTTTGTCGGCTTTTGTGGTATTCCCCAGGCATCCTTCAGAGTGGCTTGCCTCTTCGCTATCCCTAAAGACATGCTCGAGAATTGTGACTTGGCTTGGGCGCTTTGTGATTCATTGTATGATAAAACTCCCTCTGCTGCGGGATACATCTGTTCACTGTCCTCTGCTGTCCACGATCTGGACGTCTGTATGGCTACCTGGTTAGAGCCCAGTTTCTGTGTATTTTTCGGCTTTTTGTTTGAAATCTCTTCGCCGGATCAGCTTTCCCTGAATCCACCTTTCAGTCTCTTCATTGGCAATTAAAGTCTCAGAGCTCAACTTTTGTGTTCGTTAGGCTTCTTATTCGAAGTGTCTTCGCCCATGTGAAGCGCCTCTTCAATTGCGAATTTCCAGATCATGACCTGAAAGCTATGTCCGATTTAGCCATCAAGATGCGAACATTAGAGGTACTAAGAAAACGATCCTTTTCGGCGGTTTTTGCGTTGTCACGGTGACCTTCGGCCTTATCGTTTATGTGGGAAACCTCGCTCAAGGATCGTCACTCGGCTTACTATACGCTCTTGGTTAGGATGATGGGGATACAATCAAAGCTCTTACCCTAGCTTGGTCCTGTGTGCGGCTGATACCTAATTAGGATCCGCCACTGTCTAACTGCAGGTGAGGTGCGTACATCCCGCCGGCCAGAGAAAGGTGTGTTCGAAAGGATGTGCTAGGTCAAGGCAGAGAAGGTTTTGAAGTAAAGTCTCTGCTGTTCATATTCTCTCCAACTTCCTTATGAGCACTCTCTTCAGCCAACTGTAGACAGAATATTGGGTATGATTGAGCAGCACTGCGAATTGCTGTCACCGTAGCTTGTCTGGAAGCTTCATGGTATTGCACCTGAGGAAGCGATACGTTCGGAAATTTTTGGCAGATAGTAGCTAGGGAAACATAATCAGGCTCGGGCTTATTCGCGGTCTCAGTTGATTTCTGTCCATCTTGATTGCGTCTATacccctttcccttttaaccttttctttttctttttctttttctttttctttctggctCCTTGTTCGGATTGGCAAAGCAGGCTTGCTCGAAGAGCCATTGTCTGCGGTATCTTTCCCAAAGGCGACATCGTTGTGGCATTTCTATTGcaagagaagaggagaagtttGGTTCCGTTTGTTCCTCAGAGTGCTGTGGTCCACCCATCATCCAACGAAGGCGCTCAAGTTATCATAGGAGGATTCCTCCACGATGAACCCTCAACGGCCTGAATCTTCTCTCTTGGCGAGTCTTCCAAGTCCTCAGTAGAGATATTGCCAGTCCAAGTCAATATGAGTCTGACTTACCAGAGACTCAGTACTGTCGACTTTGAACTCCAGGATTTGAAGCTTGGTGGCACTGGTGTGTATTGTTATTCTCTTCCCGAAGAAGGATGACGGGATGAGAAATCAGAACTGCTGTAAGTAAAAGTGTAACTGAACTCCAGAGGGTATCTAGGGTGCGTCTGACGGGGAAAGCTAAGGGACGACTATCGTGATGAGTGtaggggaagaaagataGGGAGAAAAGgtcagaagagaaggtgtGCTCCTCCCATAGATGACAAGAAGGCAGTCGGTGAATGAATGAAGGTTCTTTGTTTAAATCAATTCTTTTGCCCCCTTGCTTGTTTCACATCTTCGATGAATAAATGATAACTGCACTTTGACAAGGCATGGATGATATAAAATGAAAACCCTGGGCCCGGGCTACGATATTCCCTCATTGACAATCAGTCTCGTGACAGTGGGCATCCCAGGGCCTCTTACCCAAGATAAAACTACCGTACTATTTTCCAAGTCATAATGTTATGTTGTAGGATTAGTATAGATACAGTgatagtatttaaaatatagcaAACTTTACACATAACGATGAACACTTGCGTATAGCAGTCAGTCGGGGTCCAGTGGTAATATGCAAGAGATAGAACTAGGAGAAATCCAGGAATGATCGAATATGAGTAACGTTCTGTAGGGAGCAAGTTCTCGCTTCCTCTTCATAGTCCGCCACCATCATTCCTCTATGTAATTCCATATTGCCTCGTTTGGGGGACTGTAGCTTATTCAATCTGATACCTATTTCCTGTTATCTGTGATCACTAGTGACTGGCTGACAGCCATATCTGGTATGACCCACGGATGATATCCAGGTGAAGATGATCGGCGCAGGTATGAGCCTCACTTGCGCGATGAAAATGAAAGTACCACATGAGCATTAATGGGACAGAATCTGGCTGCTATGGTGGCCTAATAGCTCCCTTATCACTTGTGGACGGTGCCTAACATCTTCGAGGTTTACAGTAAAAGGAGCAGTGATTGCATGCTGGTGTAGATGAGCCCGTTATACGATATCGAGCTGCGTAACGAATGGGATACTATAGAACACTATCACCGGCTttcgtcctcctcttcaaccttctctccattctcctcttcatccgcctcctcatcctcctcttcatcttcaggtAACATCCAAAGttcgatctcctccacatcaAATTCAATTTGCCAGTCCCCCCGCCAGGTGTTAGCGGCATACATTGGCTCGAATTGTGTAGATACGCTGTGAGATACAATTGCCCTCTTCGAGTCTTGCCGCAACATTAGTGCAGCACCGTTTCCTCGTTGTCCGATAATAAGTTCGCCTCCATCCAACTCATGGCCTGGTCGGGGACCATTTCCACGGAAGCTATCTGAAGTATCACTAAGCTGGAATAGGAACGGTGCGTGCCTTATTTCAAGAAGAGGCACATAGTAGCCAAatatggttttcttttctgtccGTGAGTCTTTCCCAGACAGAAGGAGGATGATCTGTGCTTTGGGAAAGGCATCTAGATCGTCTGCGATTGTGGAAGCCGTGACAGACGTAGTCCTCAAGTCGTAGTACTTGTATTCTTGAAGCCCTTGGCAGATCCCGAAGATATTAAGCGAGCCCATCTGAGCAAAAATGGGGAGGGTCGCTACTTTCCCTGACAGTGGAATGGTCAATGTGTAGTCTTCATCCTCTGGATCTTTGTAGAATGGGGTTAAGAGGCACATTAGACTACTAACAAGCATCGGCTGAACTAATCAGTTTCACTCACAGCTGAATTCAAGTTTCAGAGGACTTACCATCCCACCACGAGCGGCCTTGTCATACATATCCCAAGTAATTCCGATATCGGGTCTTTGAATAGCGGGACGGACCATGCAATCAACAACATGGTCCAAGTCAACCAGCCCCTCGACTGGAACTGTGGGTTTTCGAAAGGATGCCGTTACCAGCAACTTTACAACAGATCGAAACTGGTCCTGGGGAATGCTTAGATCATGAAGGCGTTCATCTCCGGCTAGCTTCCTCGCAGTCGCCCGGAAGCAATCTCGAGGAGGTGGCGCCAGCCAAATGATTTGAGGCTGGATGCTGAACAGCACATCAAGAATATCGTGGAACATCTCATCTCCGTGATCATCATAGTTCGTTTTAGGGAATATACAGGTAAGGGAATCATGACTAGCACAGGCAAAGTCAAAAGCTCTCCGCTGTGCCTGGGCCTTAGCGTATTCCGCATCAAACGGGACAGACTTGCCATCTCGGCCCGTTGCAAAGCTCTGGAACAACTGTCTTCTAGAATCTGCCGGCGATCGGGTTCGGCTCCATCTGCATGCTTCGTGGATCGGCCTCGTCCGCCAAGCCATGGTCCATGCTAGTGCACGGATTAGCCCCATGTAGGTGAGAGAATCGGGGATTGGCTGATGAAATGGGTATTGAGACAGGTATAGAAGACTGCGATAAACGAGGGCGCCAGTGTCTCTCAtggatggaggaagaaagccGGTGGACTCCAGGAAGGACAGGAATCCAGTCTGAGTGAGTGTCTTGGTGCCATTTTCCTGCACTGCAAGAGAGTCAAATGTTCTGCGGAGATGGGGTAACTCGCTTTCTGACTTGATCACACCAAACTTGCAGATTCTTCGGGTCAGCTTGTATAAAACAGCATCGCGATCCAGGAGACCTTGAGCAGTCAACTCGTCAATTTTCGCGTAATCATTAGGATTATTGATGTCGATGGGTTCGTCCATGTTGGATGgtggaaaaaaggaaaaaacaaaacacGAATATTGTGAGAGAACAGGTATGaggaacaaaaagaaaggaggatgACAAGAAAGGGCAATGATCCCTTTATTTAGCTAAAGTAACAACGTCTCTGCCTGATCCGAGCGCCGCGATCCGACCCGCTTTGGGGGTCAAAAGCCCTGACTCGAACCCCCACTTTTCCCTATATCAAGTAGGCTCTATAGGTCTAGGTTATGAAGACGAATTTAATGAAACAGGGTGTTTGGTAAGCTTACAACGGCCTCTTGTGCTGATCATACAGAACTTGAGGAGCGACATCCTAGCTACTAATGTTGTTGGCCCTCACTTATGTTACACTCTAGGCCATACAACTGTTGTTGTTCCACTTTTGGACCTCATATGGAATGATGAGAGACCCTGGCGATCATGGTTCATCCGCTAGTGCTTTTCGTGGGGCCAAACGTCTTACGGAGTCCCTGGGCGCTGTCATGTCTCGGCCTTTCAACTGGAGCAAGAATAGGCTGTTAAATGAGTCTGATATAACACTAGCATCTGTATGCTATCTGAGACTCTATTCCTTTCGCCCCCATGAAGTACTAATTGAACAGCGTCAACCTGGAGCATCACCGTGAGCAACAGGAAGGCAACACTCGGTCGGAGAGACGCAATGCCTGTCAACCGTTGGTGGTCTAGCCTTCCATGGGAAGaacatgtatatatcttGCTGACAGTTATATGGAGGACGAAAAGACATAAATAGACGTGTAGTGGCACAGAAGTCAATGTACCATCAACCGCAATATCCattctctcttcctcatttctttcctcatctttcTCAAGACAATATCACATCCGTAAAGTATCACAGTCTGCACCGGTCAAGATGAAGCCCTCCAAGATCCTCTCCATCGTTCTGGCCACCCTCTCCGTGGGTGTCAGTTCCCGTCCCACTACCCTTTCCAACAACGTCCAGCAAGTCCCTGCGGACATCAGGGACGAACCTTTTAAAGTTCCTGTCGACATCGAAAAACGCGCGGGCCACGAGGAAACTGAACGCTTCAAGAATACTCAGAAGTATTTGGGGAAGCAAAAACTTCAGCTGGGCAAAACCTATTCCTTCCAGGTCACCTAGACCCAGGGCGCGGCTGGCTCAACGACTAAGACCACGTCGCCGATCgagagagaaatgaagaaaacaCAACAGGGGTATGGGTTTGATCATACTGGTATTGTCGTTGGTGAGGTCGTCAAGGTCCCTGTCGGCCAGAAGTATGAGCTGGACTTTAAGGGCGACCTTTACCACTTGCGTGCCAAGCTGGAGGGTAGCGGCCAAAAGGCATGGTACAAAACCTGGGTTGAGTCAATACCCTGGGATCCCAAGCCTACTCCAAAGACAGTGACGGCCTTGCACCTCCAAGAGGTCAGCGGAAAGTGGGAGGAAAAGGCTGTTCACGCCAACACGGCCGGTAGATTTTCCGCAGTCTTTCCCGTTTTGAGAATGAGGAGTTTGAAAGCTAACAGTTCATTTCAGCTAGCGAGGTTAGCACGAAAAACGGCAACAGATGGCAAGGCAAACGGAACGACTGCGCCGAGTATGTCAAGGCTTTTGAAAAGGCGTTATAGATGTACAATCAGAGTTGAACTGTGGATTGAACTGCGAATTGAGTAAAGTGTCTGTCGTTGATTGCGGGTGTCCGGAAAATGCATTAGTAGTGCAAAGTGGTGGTAAGAGCCAAGTCTgggatttctttctttctcattgcATTTCTTGCTATCTGGATTGGACCAGTGATGCGGAGTGGTAAATGCACAAATTTCCTTGTTAGATCACACATCGTTTAGAATAAATCTCAGGTTAGAGACAGTTTACTTGGCCCGATGAACTAGAGAAGCTGCTGGCAGTAGGGACGTTGTCTCTATATAGAACGTAGCAAAAAGGCAACCAACCAAAGTAGCAGTATTCGACtagtaaaattattatcCTAAACCCGTGAGACTCTACGTAGCCCGGAACCATTTACAGCAGCCCTGCGAACTAGTAATGGTTGTTATCCGGCACTCTGTAGATCACTGAGGTGGATGAAAGAACACATATCAAAGCTTAAAGTTTTGCATGACAGCACCAACTGAAATGACCCTTGGAATAGACTGAAACACAACTCCTCCTTTTGGTAGAGATTTGCCTACCTCGTAAATGAGGCAGCGTGTTTGATTGACTTAGTATTTTACTGCAGTGTTCACCATAGCCTACGCGATTTGGCTAATTTAATATGTTGCGTTTGTATATACACGTCATAAGCCTGGACGAGAGACAAAAAGGCATAGAACGCGATAAATGAAAAACTCGTTCAAACGGTAATCGCTCGGAGCCTGATCCTCAGGTCATCCTCAGGGATCTTAACAAACATCTCCCGGCTGTTCAACGTGACGTTCGGATTGTCTAGCCAGATTTCGAATCTGGAGATGATCGCAGCGACAGCCAGCTTCATTTCGACAAAAGCGAAGTCCATTCCAATGCATCTCCTAGAACCTTTAGAGAAAGGCACGAACCATCTCTGCagcttctttccttcctctccagACCATCGCTCCGGGATAAAGTCATTTGGTTCGGGGAAGAATTTCGGGTTTCTGTTGATGTCATCCAGGTGAAAACCAACTACAGTCTACACGAAGCGTAAGTATAACTATCTCGGGTATTCGTAGTTAAATAAGAGGTATGATTCGAGAGACTTACACCTTTCGGGAGGAAATGTCCGCTTATAACACACCCCGTACTGGGAACCTCGCGAGGCAAAACCGTAGAAAGTGGCGAGCTGAGTCTATTTGCTTCACGGATCACAGCGTCCTTTATTTCCCAAGTCAGTATTTTACTTCAGATAAGAATGCGTTCGTTACTTACAAGATACGGCATCTGCGAGATTGTTGCCAGCTGTATGTCCTGCACTTTAAAGTCCCTGAGGCATTGCACTTCCCGACGTAATTTGACCATTTTCTCCGGATACTTGCAAAGATACACGAGCGTTATGGTCAGTGAGAGAGCTGTTGTGTCTGAGCCCGCGAACATGATTGCAAAAGCCTCGTCGACAAGGTTTTCGGTCTGAACCTTGGTCAAATTTGAACCCTCCTGAATCTCAGCAAATGATCGTAGAACGCTATCGAAGATTGTGCTATCGAAGCATCCATCCTTGCCATGCTCTTGAAGACTTCGAGAGTACTCTGTCGTTTGGACTACGAACAGAGAATAGGTTGTTCTAGGCTGGTAACAACTGCCTTTAACTAGCTTCGGGACCTACAAGCTACAAAACTTTGCGCttattctttccttctcttttataCTCCGAAATACTATCACCAACATTTCAAATATAAGTGCTTCGGCTCCTGAATACGGCATGGAGGCCAGAACAGCATTCCAAACAGTATCCATAAACTACTGGCTACTATACAAAGTCTCGGCTACACCCAAAAACTTTAGTTTCGATGATCATCGGATATGAAGTGGTGAAGGCCCAAGATGTATTAGTCATATGATGCAAGACGCGCCAGACACTTTGCAAGAAGTCGAGATCCTGCGTAAACACTCTTCAGCTGGCTGAATAGTAGAAAATCTAAGCGTGCATTGACTAGTTTCTCCCCCTGCTGAGGGTCTTGTATTACTTCCGCTGCCTTCGGTGCAGTGCGCGCACCGCTGATCGGAACAGTTGTGAGCAGATGTCGGCTAGTCGTGCCATAATGGTTAATAAACTTCAATAGTTAACTAGTGATCTGTGCGTTTCTGCTGCAGCTTTATAGTTCAACAAATTTtatggttgttgatgatccCCATCTACAATAGTATTACCTAGGTTAGGGCTAAACGTCAACCTCACACCGCTCAATGCTTCGGAACTTAATTTCCAGCCAGTATAAATTAGTTGGGATCAAAGATCTACATTTATGCAGATGTCTAGTACGCTCTGGTGCCTTTGTACCATTGGATGTCTATCTTACAAAGCTTGACCATTATAACTCTATTATATACACCAGCAAACCTAACCCTACTTACTGAGCA
This DNA window, taken from Aspergillus flavus chromosome 5, complete sequence, encodes the following:
- a CDS encoding alpha-1,2-mannosidase, putative subfamily, with protein sequence MESHFLSRRLLKVSTLLCLSPVLAYGKGENGNSNFDVFDYIDPFIGTSDGGHSFPGATLPFGMVKAVADTDGANQGGFASDASFVTGFSHTHDSGTGGPGSMGNFPIFIHPACPDDNLTKCSWQESDRSVRWDRESTKAQPGFFSISLNNGVHAEMTVTNHSALYRFSFPEAAPDSLNPVVLVDMADLHHSRHNGTTSVDPHTGRFTGSATFEPSYGVGTYRVHFCADFHGPSIRDTGIWLDDEVRPGKNTVSLNASGSGGAFARFTPPQANGTIDVRVGISFISATQACSNAEKEQPNFDFEDTVARAKAAWKEKMDVVRLDNSGVSMELQTVFWSGIYRTMISPQDYTGENPLWKSDEPYYDSFYCIWDSFRGIHQLITLVDPLSQSRMVRSLVDIYRHEGYLPDCRMSFCKGLTQGGSNADVLIAEAYLKGIPDVDWDTAYRAVVKDAEVEPENFNVEGRGSLQSWKSLGYIPIHDSSTTAKGLRTRSISRTVEYAYNDFCIAQMAKSMGHDGDYKKYMKRATNWENVFKPNQTSSWRGSNFTGFLQPRNADGTWAYQDPMFCGPYLQPDACLMDENAKETYEGSSWLYTFYVPQDMAKLIRALGGRSKFIDRLSFFHDSGLLNMGNEQAFLPVFQFHYAGRPALSTERAHSYIPRLFNTSVGGLPGNDDSGAMGAFAVFSMLGLYPVHGQDVYLISAPFFKEASIRNRITGNVATIRNINFDPLYKSIYIQNVTRDGKPWTRNWIGHDFFTEGGTLEITLGDKESNWGTRIEDLPPSMSEYRW
- a CDS encoding putative cytochrome P450, translated to MFAGSDTTALSLTITLVYLCKYPEKMVKLRREVQCLRDFKVQDIQLATISQMPYLDAVIREANRLSSPLSTVLPREVPSTGCVISGHFLPKGTVVGFHLDDINRNPKFFPEPNDFIPERWSGEEGKKLQRWFVPFSKGSRRCIGMDFAFVEMKLAVAAIISRFEIWLDNPNVTLNSREMFVKIPEDDLRIRLRAITV